A portion of the Rhodospirillales bacterium genome contains these proteins:
- a CDS encoding ABC transporter substrate-binding protein, with translation MAEHTYFKTLQEQLASGRLDRREFVRYSALLGVSATAAYAVAGRIVGEDFAPKAQAQDMPMGGTMRIAMRVYVVDSPHTFSWIIDSNIARQVCGYMTRTGTDNVTRPDLVESWEASDDLMTWTLNVRPGVKWHNGRAFTAEDVAWNLKRVLDPETGSSVLGLMKGYMMNDDGSAMWDANAIELVDDTTVRLNTRSANVAIPEHLFHYPLMIIDPAEDGVFGVGSNGTGAYTLVEHVVGERSVLENANNATWHGEGPFLDRIEFIDLGDDPSAAIGAIASKQVHAVYEGDIIQLDAYKAMPHVDINPATTAQTAVARIQVDTAPFTDPRVRKAMRLAIDTPSILEAAHRGLGSAAEHHHVAPIHPDYAQLPFMARDVEAAKALLAEAGHADGIDAEITCKKDPAWELLAVQALVEQWKEAGINVDINVLPSDQFWESWDKVPFGFTPWTHRPLGFMVLGLAYRSGVPWNETHYANPEFDAKLTQAEGLLDIDARREVMAELETIMQEDGPIVQPLWRAIYNVSDKRVQGYIMHPTSYIFGETLAIDS, from the coding sequence GGTGTGTCGGCCACCGCAGCCTACGCGGTTGCCGGCCGGATCGTCGGCGAGGACTTTGCGCCGAAGGCCCAGGCTCAGGACATGCCGATGGGCGGCACGATGCGGATCGCGATGCGCGTCTACGTTGTCGACAGCCCGCACACCTTCTCTTGGATCATCGACTCCAACATCGCCCGCCAGGTCTGCGGCTATATGACCCGTACCGGCACCGACAACGTCACCCGCCCCGACCTGGTCGAGAGCTGGGAGGCCAGCGACGACCTGATGACCTGGACGCTGAACGTGCGCCCGGGCGTCAAGTGGCACAACGGCCGCGCCTTCACGGCCGAGGACGTCGCCTGGAACCTGAAACGGGTGCTCGATCCGGAGACCGGTTCGTCGGTGCTCGGCCTGATGAAGGGCTACATGATGAACGATGACGGTTCGGCGATGTGGGACGCGAACGCCATCGAGCTCGTCGATGACACCACCGTGCGGCTCAACACCCGCTCGGCCAACGTCGCGATCCCCGAGCATCTGTTCCACTATCCGCTGATGATCATCGATCCGGCCGAGGACGGCGTCTTCGGTGTCGGTTCGAACGGCACCGGTGCCTACACGCTGGTCGAGCACGTCGTCGGCGAGCGCTCGGTTCTCGAGAACGCCAACAACGCCACCTGGCACGGCGAAGGTCCGTTCCTGGATCGGATCGAGTTCATCGATCTCGGTGACGATCCCTCGGCCGCCATCGGTGCCATTGCGTCGAAGCAGGTTCACGCGGTCTATGAGGGCGACATCATCCAGCTCGATGCCTACAAGGCCATGCCGCACGTGGATATCAACCCGGCCACCACGGCGCAGACGGCCGTTGCGCGTATCCAGGTCGACACCGCGCCGTTCACCGACCCCCGCGTTCGCAAGGCCATGCGTCTGGCGATCGACACGCCGTCGATACTCGAGGCCGCCCATCGCGGTCTTGGCTCGGCTGCCGAGCATCATCACGTGGCCCCGATCCATCCCGACTATGCGCAACTGCCCTTCATGGCCCGCGATGTCGAAGCCGCGAAGGCGCTGCTTGCCGAAGCCGGCCATGCCGACGGCATCGATGCCGAGATCACCTGCAAGAAAGACCCGGCCTGGGAGCTTCTCGCGGTTCAGGCCCTGGTCGAGCAGTGGAAGGAAGCCGGCATCAACGTGGACATCAACGTTCTGCCGTCCGACCAGTTCTGGGAGAGCTGGGACAAGGTGCCGTTCGGCTTCACCCCCTGGACTCACCGTCCGCTCGGCTTCATGGTTCTCGGCCTCGCCTATCGCAGCGGCGTGCCGTGGAACGAGACGCACTATGCCAACCCCGAGTTCGACGCCAAGCTCACGCAGGCTGAAGGCCTCCTGGATATCGACGCCCGCCGCGAGGTGATGGCCGAGCTCGAAACGATCATGCAGGAAGACGGCCCGATCGTTCAGCCGCTGTGGCGCGCGATCTACAACGTCTCCGACAAGCGTGTTCAGGGATACATCATGCATCCCACGAGCTACATCTTCGGTGAGACCCTGGCGATCGATTCCTGA
- a CDS encoding TlpA family protein disulfide reductase: MMRMVHVALALVFMTAPVVADEDAALPDLVWLDPPRAVSDGQFLTAGDELATMEMFEGRAVVLNFWATWCPPCIEEMPSLDRLSAGYGGDDLVVVTMSVDRGGEQQIADFYERLDLRHLGMYRDPRMHFSRSLRVFGLPTTLLIDHEGRILAHLVGDAEWDGEAALAVILPLADAARRARLDPVEQASAD; encoded by the coding sequence ATGATGCGGATGGTTCATGTTGCGCTGGCGCTGGTCTTCATGACGGCGCCCGTCGTTGCCGACGAGGATGCGGCCCTGCCCGATCTCGTCTGGCTCGACCCGCCACGGGCGGTGTCGGACGGTCAGTTTCTCACGGCCGGTGACGAATTGGCGACGATGGAGATGTTCGAGGGCAGGGCCGTGGTGCTCAACTTCTGGGCCACATGGTGTCCGCCCTGCATCGAGGAGATGCCGTCGCTCGATCGCCTGTCTGCCGGTTACGGCGGGGACGACCTCGTTGTGGTGACCATGTCGGTCGACCGGGGCGGAGAGCAGCAGATTGCCGACTTCTACGAACGTCTCGATCTGCGGCATCTCGGGATGTATCGCGATCCCCGGATGCACTTTTCCCGCTCCCTGCGGGTCTTCGGCCTCCCGACCACGCTGCTGATCGATCACGAGGGCCGGATCCTGGCCCATCTCGTGGGCGATGCCGAATGGGACGGCGAGGCCGCGCTGGCCGTGATCCTGCCGCTCGCCGATGCGGCGCGTCGGGCACGCCTGGATCCGGTGGAGCAGGCATCCGCCGACTGA
- a CDS encoding MGMT family protein, producing the protein MASEEYEAYYAVIRAIPPGSVMTYGDVAKTAGYLRRARRVGYALSSCNDPGVPWWRVVNAQGMISKGGGRAPESADRQRDLLEAEDVPIDPEGRIDLDTCRHIP; encoded by the coding sequence ATGGCGAGCGAGGAGTACGAGGCCTACTACGCCGTGATCCGGGCCATTCCGCCCGGGTCGGTCATGACCTATGGCGATGTCGCGAAGACGGCGGGCTACCTGCGCCGGGCGCGCCGGGTCGGCTATGCGCTGTCGTCCTGCAACGATCCCGGCGTACCGTGGTGGCGGGTCGTCAACGCGCAGGGAATGATCAGCAAGGGTGGCGGCCGGGCACCGGAAAGCGCCGATCGACAGCGCGACCTGCTTGAGGCCGAGGATGTCCCCATCGATCCGGAAGGGCGGATCGATCTCGACACCTGTCGCCACATCCCCTGA
- a CDS encoding cytochrome c biogenesis protein CcdA yields the protein MEIHGIEITAAFAAGVISFLSPCVLPLVPAYVSYIAGESLDDLKSEAAAKRRMMVLTLSSLFVLGFSTVFILLGASATAVSGLLHRNGQFLLQIAGVVVILFGLVTMGVFRLPFLQRDMRFHLNVPGGRPVSACVLGAAFGFGWTPCIGPILGSILTVAAVNNTVGGGMALLAIYSLGLGVPFLLAAGFTGFFLRHMRGLGRIGHRLQIGAGVILVLMGIAMLTGYLSDLAFRLLETFPVLATIG from the coding sequence ATGGAGATCCACGGCATCGAGATCACCGCCGCGTTTGCCGCGGGAGTCATCTCCTTTCTTTCGCCCTGCGTTCTTCCGCTGGTCCCGGCCTATGTGTCCTATATCGCCGGCGAATCGCTCGACGATCTGAAGTCCGAGGCCGCGGCGAAGCGCCGCATGATGGTGCTGACCCTGAGCAGCCTCTTCGTGCTCGGTTTCTCGACCGTCTTCATTCTGCTTGGTGCCAGCGCCACGGCCGTCAGCGGCCTGCTTCATCGCAACGGCCAGTTCCTGCTGCAGATTGCCGGTGTGGTGGTGATCCTGTTCGGGCTCGTGACGATGGGCGTCTTCCGGCTGCCGTTTCTGCAGCGCGACATGCGCTTCCACCTCAATGTGCCGGGCGGCAGGCCGGTCAGCGCCTGTGTTCTCGGTGCCGCCTTCGGTTTCGGCTGGACACCGTGCATCGGGCCGATCCTGGGCAGCATCCTCACGGTCGCCGCCGTCAACAACACCGTGGGTGGCGGTATGGCGCTGCTGGCGATCTATTCGCTGGGCCTCGGCGTGCCCTTCCTGCTCGCCGCCGGTTTCACCGGCTTCTTCCTGCGTCACATGCGCGGTCTGGGCAGGATCGGCCATCGCCTTCAGATTGGGGCCGGCGTCATTCTCGTGCTGATGGGCATCGCGATGCTGACCGGTTATCTGTCCGACCTTGCCTTCCGGCTGCTGGAGACCTTCCCGGTCCTGGCGACGATCGGTTGA